The following nucleotide sequence is from Bacteroidota bacterium.
GCAATGAAATACCCTATTGCAGTGCGATTCATTGAGTTCATGCCGTTTAGAGACAATAACTGGAGTTTTGGAAAGACCCTTACCCAGGAAAAAATACTCAAAGTGCTTCTATCGGAATTTACCCTGCAAGAGGAAGAAACTCCTGTTGGTCAAACGTCGGTATATTACAAAGTCGAAGGAGCCAAGGGTAAAATTGGAATGATTGGAACGCTAAGCCACCCCTTTTGCGAAAATTGTAACCGCATCCGTATCATGGCCGATGGTAAAATTAAAAATTGCCTGTTTGGAACCGAAGAATACGACCTCATCGGTCCTTACCGGCAGGGGCAGGATTTGCAGACCATCATCCACAAAGCCCTTTGCCAGAAAGAATTGGAGCACGGAGGTCAACACCTGATGGCTTATCAAGCCAATTCGAAAAAGGATAACCGGAATATGTTTGCCATTGGCGGTTAGGTAAGTATTACTAAAATTCTATTGGAAAAATTCAATTCTAGAAAAATAACCGAGTTAAGTATAATATATCAAGTAAACTGAGGGTATTAATACCTGTTCTAAACTATGACTGCCACCTTTTGCCCCTTTTGTTCCCCAGCCTCCAACGAGGCATGTTTTGCCCAAAGCATGCACTTCAATGCTCTTTATAACCTCGCACCCATTCTGCCCGGGCATTGCCTCATCGTTCCAAAGGAGCATTGGGAATCAATAATGAATCTGGAGGAATCAGTACTCACCGAACTGGTCTCATTTTGCCGCAGGGTAATAAAAACCCTTCAGACAGCCTTCCAAACTAATGCCTTCGATTGGACACTGCAAGAAGGTGAGGCTGCCGGGCAAACCATCGCCCACCTGCACATTCACATTATTCCGCGCAACCTGAACGACCTGCCAGAGCCAGGAGACTGGTACCCTAAACTGGAGGCTAGCCAATCCAACTTACTTGATAGTTTTTCGCGTCCTCGCCATTCATCTGATGAACTGGCCAAAATTGCAGCACATTTAAAGGAGATCTACCAGTTACAAAACCCAAAGTCCTTATAAACTCCGCAGAAAATTTAAACTTTTTAGTGTTGGTTATCAGCTCTGCATGATTTATCAACAGCCGCTACATTTAAGGTCGCTGTTCTTGGTCAATATTAAAAAATTGTTACATTTGTTAGGCTCTCATTAAAAGTGAAACGAATACTCTATTGTAATAGAACCAAAGTTTAATTCTAACCACTATTTGAAAACATGAAGACATACACAACAGATCAAATCAAAAACATTGTGCTGGTCGGCAGTTCAGGGGCAGGTAAAACCACGCTTGCCGAGGCCATGCTTTACGAGGGTAAAGTTATCGACAGACGTGGTGACGTTCAATCGAAAAATACAGCTTCTGATTACCGCGATATTGAGCATGCCAATGGCAACTCTGTATTCTCGTCGGTATTGTACACCGAGTACAACAACAAAAAAGTAAACATCATCGATGCCCCAGGCCTTGACGACTTTGTAGGTGGTGTTGTATCATCGCTTTATGCAGCCGATACAGCCGTATTGCTTTTGAATACCCAAAACGGCATAGAAGTAGGTACAGAAATTAACTTCCGTAACCTGCAAAACTATGGCAAACCCGCCATTTTGGTAGCCAGTCACCTCGATCATGAAAAATCGAATTTTGACCGCACCATAGAAATGGCCAAAGAACGGTTCGGGAAAAATGTTACTATCGTACAATACCCTGTAGAAGTTGGATCGGGTTTTAAAGCGATTATCGATGTGCTGCTGATGAAGCAATACATACTTAAAGAAGGTGGTGGTCGCGAGGCTGTTCCCATTCCTGAATCAGAAGCTGAAAAAGCAGCCGAACTACATAATATTTTGGTTGAAAAGTGTGCTGAGAACGATGATTCGCTCATGGAACTATTCTTCGAAAAAGGAGAGCTCTCCGAAGATGAGATGCGCAAAGGAATTACAGCCGGGTTGCTTCACCGTGCGATTTATCCGGTATTTTGCTGTTCAGCAAAAAAAGATATGGGTGTTGGTCGTCTGCTGGAATTTATCACCAATGTAGCTCCTTCACCACACCTGTTACCTGCACCGAAAGATTCAGCAGGTAAACCCGTAGAATGCAAATCCGAAGGCGATACCAGTCTTTTTGTTTTCAAAACCAGTATAGAGCCCCACATCGGAGAAGTAAACTTTTTTAAAGTCATGTCGGGTACCGTTAAAGAAGGCATGGATTTGATCAACTCCAAGACGCAAAACAAGGAGCGCATTTCGCAAATTTTTGCTTCAGCCGGCAAAAACCGCCAGAAAGTTGAAAGCATGGTGGCTGGCGATATAGGCGTGACCGTAAAGCTTAAAGCTACCAAATTTAACCATACTTTATCCACAAAAGGGATTGCATTTGATCCGATGAAGTTCCCGGAACCCAAATTCCGTGCAGCCATTAAACCACACAGTGAGGGCGATGAGGAAAAACTTGGAGAAGCCCTCAACCGCATGCACGACGAGGACCCCACAATTCTTATCGAATATTCCAAAGAGCTGAAGCAGATAATTATTTCGGGACAAGGCGAATACCACCTTAATATTTTAAAATGGCACCTCGATCACCAGTTTAAAATCGAAACCGAATATGTTAAACCGCGCATCCCCTATCGCGAAACAATTACCAAAGCAGCTCAGGCCGATTACCGCCACAAAAAACAATCGGGTGGTGCCGGTCAA
It contains:
- a CDS encoding HIT domain-containing protein; the encoded protein is MTATFCPFCSPASNEACFAQSMHFNALYNLAPILPGHCLIVPKEHWESIMNLEESVLTELVSFCRRVIKTLQTAFQTNAFDWTLQEGEAAGQTIAHLHIHIIPRNLNDLPEPGDWYPKLEASQSNLLDSFSRPRHSSDELAKIAAHLKEIYQLQNPKSL
- a CDS encoding elongation factor G, producing the protein MKTYTTDQIKNIVLVGSSGAGKTTLAEAMLYEGKVIDRRGDVQSKNTASDYRDIEHANGNSVFSSVLYTEYNNKKVNIIDAPGLDDFVGGVVSSLYAADTAVLLLNTQNGIEVGTEINFRNLQNYGKPAILVASHLDHEKSNFDRTIEMAKERFGKNVTIVQYPVEVGSGFKAIIDVLLMKQYILKEGGGREAVPIPESEAEKAAELHNILVEKCAENDDSLMELFFEKGELSEDEMRKGITAGLLHRAIYPVFCCSAKKDMGVGRLLEFITNVAPSPHLLPAPKDSAGKPVECKSEGDTSLFVFKTSIEPHIGEVNFFKVMSGTVKEGMDLINSKTQNKERISQIFASAGKNRQKVESMVAGDIGVTVKLKATKFNHTLSTKGIAFDPMKFPEPKFRAAIKPHSEGDEEKLGEALNRMHDEDPTILIEYSKELKQIIISGQGEYHLNILKWHLDHQFKIETEYVKPRIPYRETITKAAQADYRHKKQSGGAGQFGEVHMIIEPYIEGSKPKDMFKINGKEQKLSVRNQEEIKLNWGGKLMYFNCIVGGSIDARFMPAILKGIMEKMEEGPLTGSYARDICVYVYDGKMHPVDSNEISFKLAGRNAFSIAFKNAGPKILEPINDLEVYVPSERMGDVMSDLQGRRAIVQGMTSEKGVEKILAKVPLAEMNKYQTTLSSITGGRAWYSMKFAEYGAVPGDVQDELLKAYVADDKDE